Proteins encoded together in one Lathyrus oleraceus cultivar Zhongwan6 chromosome 5, CAAS_Psat_ZW6_1.0, whole genome shotgun sequence window:
- the LOC127081544 gene encoding F-box/FBD/LRR-repeat protein At4g26340, with amino-acid sequence MADRISELHDSILCHILSFLPTKHAATTSILSKRWKSLWLSVLTLEFDCKSFKDMASFGYYIHKLMPLRKIELPILSFRFNCNYWCPIQIQCDVTLFVSYLMNRGIENLNISGDMKLPPSILSCKTLKVLKLKGIIVNGFSHQVDFPVLKILHLKRMIFERHELLLKLLSGCHILEELETKYLSFRNGSRVPAKEFDCLLPSLVRAKISCPDYIIPLHLVCDVESLHMEQAQLKCCSKLPMFHNLTHVKLKFFFNMWGWLQQMLQQYHKLQSLIIHGCEYQDESWTDPPIVPKCLSLHLRTACLAYCKGTESELQFAKYILQNSKILMTMKIKYDHCADIKAKHEMTTELSSFTKGSTMCEIVFENSVSNSISD; translated from the exons ATGGCAGATAGAATCAGTGAGTTGCATGATTCAATTCTGTGTCACATTCTTTCTTTTCTTCCAACCAAACATGCTGCAACCACAAGCATCCTCTCTAAGAGATGGAAATCATTATGGCTTTCAGTCCTCACTCTCGAATTCGACTGCAAATCCTTCAAAGACATGGCCTCATTTGGATATTATATACACAAATTGATGCCCTTACGAAAAATTGAACTTCCAATCCTTTCGTTTCGTTTCAACTGCAACTACTGGTGTCCAATTCAAATCCAATGTGATGTTACTCTATTTGTTTCCTATCTAATGAATAGAGGAATTGAGAATCTTAACATTAGCGGCGACATGAAATTACCACCTAGTATTCTTAGTTGCAAGACCCTTAAGGTTCTTAAGTTGAAAGGAATAATAGTGAATGGTTTTTCTCATCAAGTGGATTTTCCTGTTCTTAAAATTCTTCATTTAAAGAGAATGATTTTCGAACGGCATGAATTGCTTCTTAAACTTCTCTCTGGTTGTCATATACTTGAGGAATTGGAAACCAAATATTTAAGTTTTCGTAATGGTTCGCGTGTTCCAGCAAAAGAGTTTGATTGCTTGTTACCTAGTTTAGTCCGAGCAAAGATTTCTTGTCCTGATTATATTATTCCTCTTCATTTGGTTTGCGATGTGGAGAGTCTACATATGGAACAG GCACAATTGAAATGTTGTAGTAAACTTCCCATGTTTCATAATCTGACACATGTGAAACTTAAATTTTTCTTTAATATGTGGGGTTGGTTGCAACAAATGCTTCAACAATACCACAAACTTCAAAGTTTAATCATACATGGTTGTGAATATCAAGACGAAAGTTGGACCGATCCACCAATAGTTCCAAAGTGTCTTTCATTGCACCTGAGAACAGCATGTCTTGCATATTGTAAAGGCACTGAATCTGAGCTCCAATTTGCAAAGTATATTTTGCAAAATTCGAAAATACTGATGACTATGAAAATTAAGTATGATCACTGTGCAGATATAAAAGCAAAACACGAAATGACAACGGAATTATCTTCATTCACAAAGGGCTCTACAATGTGTGAAATTGTTTTTGAAAACTCGGTATCTAATTCAATTTCCGATTAA